From one Candidatus Omnitrophota bacterium genomic stretch:
- a CDS encoding cupin domain-containing protein, protein MKYLKYLVISAVIVLACAAAFHFTGINNANMPAARLVPGDIIWKSDPKLHGLQTAVLAGDPSIAAPYTQRIRIPANTILKPHSHPNKGRMVTVLSGTFYFGYGDKFDESKLKRLPSGSFFTEPSGMPHYAVAKEGEVVLQLNAIGPDGTKYVK, encoded by the coding sequence ATGAAATATCTTAAATATCTCGTCATATCCGCAGTAATAGTCCTGGCATGCGCCGCGGCGTTCCATTTTACCGGGATAAATAATGCCAACATGCCGGCTGCCAGGCTTGTGCCGGGCGATATAATATGGAAATCCGACCCCAAACTGCACGGCCTGCAGACCGCGGTCCTGGCAGGGGACCCAAGCATTGCGGCGCCATACACCCAGCGCATCAGGATACCCGCAAATACCATCCTGAAACCCCATTCGCACCCGAATAAGGGAAGGATGGTCACCGTCCTCTCCGGGACTTTCTATTTCGGCTACGGTGATAAGTTCGACGAGTCGAAACTCAAGAGACTCCCTTCCGGGAGCTTCTTCACAGAGCCGAGCGGGATGCCGCACTACGCGGTGGCCAAAGAAGGGGAAGTAGTCCTCCAGCTTAACGCTATCGGCCCTGACGGCACAAAATACGTCAAATAA
- a CDS encoding DUF4440 domain-containing protein: MKQLVPAPTSCTFKIEREGIRLLGDVALTQYIIHVNTGVAKTQSSRITHTWAKEDNHWKLLGGMSYDI, translated from the coding sequence ATGAAGCAATTGGTCCCCGCGCCTACTTCATGCACTTTCAAGATCGAACGGGAAGGTATCCGGTTACTGGGAGATGTCGCGCTGACCCAATACATCATCCACGTTAATACCGGTGTGGCTAAAACACAGTCATCGCGGATAACCCATACGTGGGCGAAAGAGGACAATCACTGGAAATTACTGGGAGGCATGAGCTACGACATATGA